Part of the Camarhynchus parvulus chromosome 11, STF_HiC, whole genome shotgun sequence genome, ATTAATATCTGCATGCACAAAGGATGTGAGTTGTTCACCAAACAGGCTGCATACAAtggttttcaatttttattgaCTGCTACTTGCATAGATTGTGACAGTCCCTGAAATGAATGACACCCCTATTTGTCAAAGTGGTGTCAGACAGAACTCTCCCTCACTATATCCACAGAACAGTATATCAGACCACATTGTAATCTCTGCTTAGTAATGTTTAATTCTAACAATCTGGGTTTTTTACTAGTTTATTGTGAGTAAGCTTTTATTATTTGCATCTTGAAAATTCTCTCAGACTTCTCTGTAGTTTCTGAGGATTTTAGTTTCTATTCTGCAACTGAGGGACTACATCAGTGCAGGACAGCAGTACTTCCAGACTAGTGGTAAAGAACGAGAAGGAAATACAAAGTATGGGATTGGTGTCTTTTTGCTTTGTCCTAGAAACAGTAAACTTTGTTTCTCCTCCTGTTCTGCATGCAATGAAACACCAGTTCTGTGCTGTATTGGCAGGACCAATGCAAGCTATAACATCTCTTTGTGGATTTGTAGCTCACTGCCTTGAATCAGCAGCCCTTCAGGAGGGCTTTGTGTTGTGGGTCTGCTCTAGCATCTCCTTGGCTGGACACACTACAAATGTGTACACAAAGAAATACACTTTATTTTAAGTCAGGAAAAAGTGCTCACTCCAAGTTTTTATTGAAATTGAACACAGTATTCAAGCATAGTTCTGGCTGAGAATCTAGACAGctaatttctggttttacagTATGCTCACTGGTTTTACAGTATGGTGTACATTCCCAGGAGCATGGAAGTGAGCAAGCACTCGTCTCTCAGCCAACCACCACCGTGTCATCCCCAATGAACTGGTAAGTTGGGACCTCGAGGTTTAAGGGAGCGGGGCCTTTCCTGATCCTGCCAGAGGCGTCGTAGTGGGAGCCGTGGCAGGGGCAGTAGTAGCCGCCGAAATCGCCGGAGTTGGCGATGGGGACGCAGCCCAGGTGAGTGCACACCCCCACCAGGATCACCCACTCGGGCTTCTTCACTCTGTCTAGGTCGTGCTGCGGATCCCTCAGCTGGGACAGATCCACTCCAGCCTCCTGACTGATCTCTGCCTGGGTTCTGTGACGCACAAAAAGGGGCTTCCCTCTCCACTTGAAAGCCATGTTCTTGCCTTCTGGAATGTCAGACAGCTTGATCTCAATCTTGGACAAGGCCAGCACGTCAGCAGAGGCACTCAGGCTGGAAATGAACTGGGTGACGACATTCTTGGCAACGTAGGCGGTTGCTACACCTGTGGCTGCAGTCATCAGGTAGGAGAAGCCTTTCCTGGAGTcgctgctgccctgggaggaggCGTTGGCATCCTGCACGTCCTGGCGGCGGTAGGCAGAGAAGTCAGGGACGGCCACATCGTTGTGGACACAGCGCAcgctggcaggggctgcacgGGAAAGGACAGCACGTGACACCACTGCAGGTAAAACACACTGCCATGCATTTGAAATGGTACCTTCTTAGTGGTGTTTTTGGAAAAACAGGTAAAAGTTATTCCAAAGTCTGGGTAGGAGTCCTTTAAGCACTTTAATTTTATGTTCTATGAAAGTGGTTTTCAGAGGGAATTTTTGGTACATCAACAGGTGATTTGTGAAACTGGTTTCCCtattctttgaaaaacaaacctgATCAGAGTGCAGAAAATCTGTGAGTAGTTCTGggcttctggggaaaaaaaatgaactgttttttcagtaaatttcaagaaaaagctCCAGTAGGATACCACGACTAGCTCAGAAAAGAGAGGTCTCTTTTCCATCCAAATGTTTCCTTGAAAAGAGCTGCTAAGAAGAAAATCTGATGTAGTGAAGTTTGCACACCTGCAACGTAACacttttgtgttattttttgtcTGAAGTAACTTCTACGCCTGTAATAATATTAAGTATGTGgttaagcatttttaaaattaaaaatatcaggcATCCTTTTTCATATTAAATTGTTATCTTAGCTAAAAGccacagtaaataatttcaaaccTTCAGTCCCCAAGCTCGCTTTTTAAAAGATTTAGGGATAAAGCTAACAATTATCCAATTTCAAGTGGGATTCCCCCATCAAACCTGTGTGCTCAAGTAACAGGATATTAAGGATAACTAAAAGGCCTCCCATGAGTTTGTCCAGCAAAAGAAATCTTGCTTCCTCCAATAAAAACCTATAAGCCAAAGAAAAGAACATGGCAAGGACAGAACACATTACTTACCAAAGTACAGCCTGTTACTTGAAGAGTATTATTAGGTCTTTATGTTTTCTAGCAGTTGGCACAAAGTTAACAGATGTCTCAAAGTACTTAACCTCTCAGGGATTTATATGCAGTACGATGAGCATGATACCTACATTTGTTTACAAGTAACTCAGCATTGAGAAGGTAATTGCTATAGGATTTTACCTACgaagaaattaaactgaaaatcGGAATTCTGAGATAGTGCTCCATACTAAGTTATTTTGGTATCGACTTAAAACATTTAGTAACATGTGATATGACTAACATCTACAAAATTTGCTATACTCAGTGAAAAGCATGTTTGATGTTAATTAAATGTAGAGCACAGCTAAATATCAGCTATGTCAGTTCCAGATTTGTAGGATTTTCACCTGAACAAACCCTTTACAGCTGAGGGTCAGGTGAAGTACTCAGCTCTAATTGCTACTGAGCATCTTCAGCATGGCACTGCCCTCCCAGAATTAAACGTGTGCGCTCTGCAGCGGCTGAAGCAGCACGGCCCATCAGTGGCAGCTGCCGAGCCCTGTTcggcagggacagcccagccccgggCCACAGGTCGGGTTCTATAGAGCACCTCGGTGTCACTCCCCGGCCGATGCTTTCCCGACCTGGGTAACACAAACGGTGTGCTCTCACTGCACCCCTCTGTTCTCGTGCCTGCAGTTAAAAGTCTCGTGCCTTCCCCAGCGACAGAATTTAGCTGCATTTCCTCAGCGGTAAAACGAAAATCACTGAGCTGTTTCCCTCAGCGGAGATATCCCGACCCGCCTGGACACAATCCCGTGCTGTCCCTGCTCGGGCAGAGGTGACAGATACActgtgtccctcctgtccctgcctgttcTGAGTCATTGAAAGGAGGCTGCCATTCAGGTGCCCTTGAGCAAGCTCCGTAGCTGTAAATGCGTGACAATTACAGCGGTGACAACAGAACCAAACATTTCCAAACCCCAACCGGACCGAGCCCCCGCAGTCCGCCCGCCTGCTCTCCTTCCCGGCTCTGCTCCCCCGCCCGCCGGGCCGAACCCAGCTCTcccccgcgggccgggccgggcggcgccCGGGAGCGCTGGCAGTGCCCCCGCTGAGCCCCGGCTGAGCCCGTtcccccggcccgcccccgctgccccccggcCCGCACCGTTCAGGCTGGCGCTGGCGACGAGACCCCcgcgggcggcgcggccgctCAGGGACTCCCGGCAGAGCAGAGGCCGCTTCAGGTCCAGCGGCACCTTGTGTTCGCGGTGCGCGGCGGCCGGGACGAGCGGGCGGAGCGGGCCGGGCACGGCGTGCGCGGCGGCGGACACGAAGGGCGCCAGGGGCCCGGCACGGGCGGCCACGGACAGCATGGCGGCGTCCCCGCGGCGACCTTCCCCGCCGGCGCGCGCAGCGACGCGGCACGGCGCCGCGGTGACGTCATGCGCCGGCGCGCGGCGGTGACGTAGCCGCGGAGCCCTGAGGGGAGCGGGCGCGGCAAAGGGCTGCGGGGCTGCGGCTCCTTTGCCTCGCcttgttcctttcttttttttttttttttttttttccccctttccctcacCTTTtaccccttcccttccctttctccgCGGTGCAGTTCTCCCTCGGGCTGTTCCCTGGGGCCGTTGGAAAGGgcaggctgtgtgctgcaggcCCGTCCCGCGGTCCCTGCGGGGTTAAATCAGGGTGGGACAGTTCGGGCCAAGCTCCTGCGCCCCTCCTGCAGGACACGGCTGCTTCTAAACACAGCGGtgtgaccccaaaacacctTGGAGGGCTTCACGTGTTTTTTCATTGCTATTCTCAGGAGGTGATTTTTGAGCTGTGTAATAATACTTAGAAGAGATAATACTTCTTTGCTTCTAAGATAATACGTGCTCtttattattctgtttcttGTGCGCTGCATGATTTTTGcccctttttgtttcttcttttcgCTTTTCCTTAGCTTactaatttaatatttttttcttcttttggtcTTTGGTAGCTCTGGACCAGTTTCAAGTTGGGaaaaaactaaattttttttgcttgttggTTGAGGGATAGATTTTACGTACAGTTTGAGAATGCAAAACGTGTTTGACAACAACCGAATCCTCTGGAGGGGCTGTTCTGGGGTGGGGGTTAATTGCAAGGGGacagtaaatatttcacatAAATACATCATATGGATATATCATTCTGGGCTAAAGGAGAGAACAACTCTTCCACTAATGACcagagcaaataaataaatatctgttgagttttttgttgttttattttagttacggatttttttcctcaaatctattttgctttattataGCAGTCTTATGCTTGACTTGTTACAGCTTCCAGTGGTAAGATTTAGTTTGGTACCGGTGAACGCTGATGGATGCATACCTGCTCCAGTCAACCCTTTTAACCAGTTCAAGCtcctgaaaattccccaaaatgcagGATAAACTTGACACAGAGATGTGTTGGAAGACATTTAGTCTGAACCATCCTCTAGAAATCTCACAACAATTTCCCAGCTACCCAGCCCAGTCCATTCCTGCAAGGCTGTGAAGCTTTAGTGGTTCATACTGGCTCTATGAAGAACTATTCTTTTGAAATTCAGATCTTCCTAATGATATTGctactaaattattttatgattatGCATTAAAACTTCCCCCATCTTTGTAGAATGGTTGTTTAAGGACTGGCCTTATTAAGATTTATTTAAAGAGTtgactttttcattttctttttaactgttaACTGTACTGAAATATGGTGGTTCTAATTAGGTGGGATGGATCATTCCAGTCCCAGTACTATTGatctataatttatttctttcccagcACATTTGTGACATCTAAGCCTCAGCAGATAATGATTTACCCAACTCAGTTCACTGTTCTGTTGGTAACTGTAGTCACTGGTGATGCACTAATTAAAGGACACCATAACAATATTCTGGAGCAAAGGTAATTTGTAGAAACTGGGGGGGCTAACACTCAATAGATAGGTGGGAATAAACAGTATTCAGGTTGAGAGGGTAAAAAACTGGGAAGGCCCTTTTAACAGCACAAGTTTTATAATCATCATTTAGGAGGAAAAGAGCTACGGAAGTATGATATTTTCAATTTTGAACAGATTATGGAATTATGATCGTAGAGTCAGGATGtgctgaattggaagggacccatcgGATCATTgagtcctggccctgcacaggacaccccgAGAGTCCCACTGTGTGCCTGGGGGGTTCTCCAAGGGCTGGTTGGGCTCAGCCAGGCttggagctgtgccagtgccctgagcagctgttccagagcccagccaccccctggctgcccagcttttcctgctctccaacccaaacctccccagggTCAGCTCCCAGCCATTCCTCAAGTCTTGAGTCACGAGAGTGAAAAGAGCTGGTCCTGCccttctgcttctccctgtGAGAGCTCCCACCAGAGACCTGATCCCAGCTGAACAGGTGCTGGTACAGCTAAAGGAGATATTTTGTGGTTCACATGAAAGTGAGGATTTAGGCTAATATTtataaaagggttttttaactggtgtggggtttggggtttttttttttttttttggtggagttTTTTTAAGGATTCTGAGTTTTGGCAATGATGCCAGTTTTGAATTTGCTAACCCAGCTCAGCTATTTGGCAGATATGGCCTCATACTAAATGATACATTATTCTGATTGGGGGGCTGTTCTGAGAGATGTTTGGCAAAGTTTGCTTGCTACTTGTGGAACAAATTTTGACAAAATGAGGTACTGTGATGGAACAGTAGTTataggacaagaagaaatggaaaattgaaaGAGGGGGAATACAGGTTAGATACCAGGGAGAAATTCCgtactgtgagagtggtgagacaTCAAAACAGTTgtccagggaggctgtggatgcctcaAGCCTtgaaatgtccaaggccaggttggaaggagttggagcagcctggtctagtgggaggtgtccctgaccatggcagatGGagcaagatgatctttaaggtcctttccaattcATTAGCATTCGTTCTATGATTATTTGGGAAAGAACAGttgtaaattttttaaatact contains:
- the LOC115907786 gene encoding cytochrome b-c1 complex subunit Rieske, mitochondrial; amino-acid sequence: MLSVAARAGPLAPFVSAAAHAVPGPLRPLVPAAAHREHKVPLDLKRPLLCRESLSGRAARGGLVASASLNAPASVRCVHNDVAVPDFSAYRRQDVQDANASSQGSSDSRKGFSYLMTAATGVATAYVAKNVVTQFISSLSASADVLALSKIEIKLSDIPEGKNMAFKWRGKPLFVRHRTQAEISQEAGVDLSQLRDPQHDLDRVKKPEWVILVGVCTHLGCVPIANSGDFGGYYCPCHGSHYDASGRIRKGPAPLNLEVPTYQFIGDDTVVVG